The following coding sequences lie in one Apium graveolens cultivar Ventura chromosome 1, ASM990537v1, whole genome shotgun sequence genomic window:
- the LOC141676203 gene encoding GDSL esterase/lipase At1g54790-like, translated as MVGPSLPHGGLWPTRISTKTCLPDLILATISLPLYLIGLPLSYSFDFNYQAVFNFGDSNSDTGGLIAGVGEHLYPPYGQTYFKNPSGRFCNGRLNIDFLMDSMDMPFLNPYMDAIGVPSFKKGCNFTVASSSILPATTSSVSPFSFAIQVAQFVRLKARVLEILKKDEKQICRFFTIDPKTLVPLTVQKLYDEGARNFWIHNTGPLGCLRQNIAKFGTDPSKLDELGCVPTHNQASKLLNLQLHALCTKLRLQYTDANVTFIDIFTMKSNLIANYSKYGFKQPLEICCGYGGPPLNYDSRIACGQTQILNGNSANITECSDNTEYVNWDRIHYTDAANLHVSSQILTGKFSDPPFADKMPFPVKINF; from the exons ACATGCCTCCCAGATCTTATTCTTGCAACCATATCATTACCTCTATATTTGATCGGCCTTCCTCTTTCTTATTCATTCGATTTTAACTATCAAGCAGTTTTCAACTTTGGCGATTCAAATTCAGACACAGGAGGCCTCATTGCTGGTGTTGGCGAGCACCTTTACCCTCCATATGGACAGACTTACTTCAAGAACCCTTCTGGGAGATTCTGCAATGGCCGCTTGAATATAGACTTCTTAA TGGATTCCATGGATATGCCATTTTTAAATCCCTACATGGATGCTATAGGTGTGCCAAGTTTTAAGAAAGGATGCAATTTTACAGTAGCTAGTTCTTCTATACTTCCAGCCACCACATCATCTGTTAGTCCATTTTCTTTCGCAATCCAGGTGGCTCAGTTTGTCAGACTTAAAGCTCGTGTTCTCGAGATCCTAAAAAAAG ATGAAAAGCAAATATGTAGATTTTTTACTATTGATCCTAAAACTCTGGTTCCTTTAACTGTTCAGAAACTATATGATGAAGGGGCCAGAAATTTTTGGATTCATAACACAGGTCCACTAGGCTGCTTACGGCAGAATATTGCCAAATTCGGAACAGATCCATCAAAGCTTGACGAGCTAGGATGCGTCCCCACACATAATCAAGCTTCTAAACTTCTAAACCTGCAGCTTCATGCACTCTGCACCAAACTAAGGCTGCAATATACAGATGCAAATGTCACATTTATCGATATTTTTACAATGAAGTCTAACCTCATTGCAAACTACTCAAAATACG GATTTAAACAACCTTTGGAAATTTGTTGTGGATATGGTGGACCACCATTAAATTATGATAGTCGCATTGCCTGTGGTCAAACCCAAATTTTGAATGGGAATTCAGCTAACATAACAGAATGCAGTGATAACACTGAATATGTGAATTGGGACAGAATTCATTACACAGATGCTGCAAATTTACATGTCTCTTCACAGATACTCACCGGAAAATTCTCTGATCCCCCCTTTGCAGACAAAATGCCTTTCCCCGTCAAGATTAATTTCTAA
- the LOC141664259 gene encoding UPF0603 protein At1g54780, chloroplastic, with amino-acid sequence METILSPHSFTPLFTNTKTLISQTHKPIKSNSLFFTNPISCSIKNDPFKSFATPTSLFSNLHHGLAALAISLALSFTPILPSLASEFDVLNDGPPKETYVVDDAGVLNRVTKSDLKRLLSDLESRKNFRINFITVRKLTSKADAFEYADQVLERWYPSVEDGNNKGIVVLVTSQKEGAVTGGPDFVKAVGDTILDATVSENLPVLAVDEKYNEAVYSSAKRLVAAIDGLPDPGGPAVKDSKRESNFKTKEETEEKRGQFSLVVGGLLVIAFVVPMAQYYAYVSRK; translated from the exons ATGGAAACTATACTATCCCCTCACTCTTTCACTCCACTCTTTACAAACACCAAAACACTCATTTCTCAAACCCACAAGCCCATCAAGTCAAATTCACTATTTTTCACAAACCCCATTTCTTGTTCCATAAAAAATGACCCTTTTAAATCTTTTGCAACACCCACAAGTTTGTTTTCTAATTTACATCATGGTTTAGCAGCTTTAGCTATCTCTTTGGCACTCAGTTTTACCCCTATTTTACCCTCATTGGCTTCTGAGTTTGATGTACTCAATGATGGACCACCAAAAGAAACTTATGTGGTTGATGATGCTGGTGTTCTTAATAGAGTTACAAAATCTGATTTGAAGAGGTTGTTATCGGATTTGGAATCCAGAAAGAATTTTCGGATTAATTTCATTACTGTTCGAAAACTGACA AGCAAAGCTGATGCTTTTGAGTATGCTGACCAAGTATTAGAGCGTTGGTATCCTAGTGTCGAAGATGGAAATAATAAGGGTATTGTCGTGCTGGTCACCAGTCAAAAAGAAGGTGCTGTGACAGGTGGCCCTGACTTTGTTAAGGCAGTTGGTGATACAATCCTTGATGCCACCGTATCAGAGAACCTTCCAG TATTAGCCGTGGATGAGAAGTACAACGAAGCAGTTTACAGTAGCGCTAAACGGCTAGTTGCTGCCATTGATGGTCTTCCAGACCCTGGTGGCCCTGCTGTTAAAGACAGCAAGCGAGAATCCAATTTCAAAACGAAGGAGGAGACAGAAGAGAAACGGGGACAGTTTAGTCTTGTTGTTGGAGGTCTGTTAGTGATTGCTTTTGTTGTTCCAATGGCGCAATACTATGCATATGTCTCTCGGAAGTAA